The following proteins are encoded in a genomic region of Pseudanabaena sp. BC1403:
- a CDS encoding RNA-binding protein has translation MTIYVGNLSYQAAKDDLTSVFSDYGTVKRVQLPTDQETGRVRGFAFVDMEDDAQEEAAIAALNEAEWMGRTLRVNKAKPRAERSNDRPRGRGYA, from the coding sequence GTGACTATTTACGTTGGAAATTTGTCTTATCAAGCTGCTAAAGACGACTTAACAAGCGTCTTTTCAGACTACGGCACTGTAAAGCGTGTGCAATTGCCCACCGACCAAGAAACAGGTCGGGTTCGGGGTTTCGCCTTCGTGGATATGGAGGACGATGCTCAAGAAGAAGCGGCGATCGCGGCGCTGAACGAAGCTGAATGGATGGGACGAACCCTTCGCGTTAATAAGGCTAAGCCTCGTGCTGAACGTAGTAACGATCGCCCTAGGGGTCGTGGCTACGCCTAA